AAAACTGGTGATACCTTTAAAAACTACTATCCTCAAATCATTTCAAACGATGATTGGGATATAGTTCAATCTATGACTAAAACAAAAAAAATAATAAAAACGTCAGGGCGAAATTCAATAAACATCTTTACAGGAAAATTATTTTGTTCTGGTTGTGGCCAGAAATATTATTTTGAAACTGACGATAAAACTTTAAAAACAGGTAAAAAATATTATCATATGCTTAAATGCTCAGGTAGACGAGGGCTACAATGTAAAAGTGCATCTATAAAGTATGATGATTTTCTAACATCAATGCCTAACATGTTCGGTCTAATAGATAAAAAACCACAAGACTATAGCGATAAGATCAAAAAAATAAAAGAAAAAATAACTGAGATATCAGGTTATTCAAAAGATATTAATGAAAAATTATTATTACTTGAAGAACTTAACAATAATAACGAACTAGATTTTACAATATATCTTAAAGAAAGTTCAAAGCTACAAAAACAAATAAGAGAGAATGATGCACGTATAGCCAGTTTCAAAGTTAGTATATCAAGATTATCAAGTGATAATAAATTAGATTATTTTGACAAAAACGATCCTATTTCAATAAAAAAAGCAAAAAAATTCATAAATGATAATTTTGCAGGATTTATAGTTTCAAGCGATTCCAGAAACTGTACTGCTTTATATAACAATGGTCAAATCATTCACTTTAAAGTAAAAAATAGCAAGATAGAAAAAACAAAGAATATTATTGAAAAAGCCGATGGTTTCAAAGAATTTTTCGACCTTAAAGAGGAAGTAGTTCAAGCCTATAAAAATGGCACAATGGACGGACGTTTTGCTGAGGTATTAAAAGCAACAAATTTCTGGGGAATTGAAACTCCAGAAAAAGATTACACATTAGAATAATATTTTGCTAGTAAAATACGAATAACCATATATTTTTGTGTTTGAAGATAGAATTATCACGAAATACAAATAAATTTTCGCTATGCTCAAATTCCAACATCAGCTTATGAGCGTAGCGATTTTATATACTCTTAATTATTCTTTTTCTTTATTAAGATAATCTCTTCATTAATTATATTGTCTTCATTAATAGGCTGACACTTAGGGTTATATATATATGACAGTTCGGGGTATAAATAAAGACATTTAGGGGTATAGATAAAAGACAGATTGGGGTATTGACAAAAAAAATAAATATGTATTAATAATACTTATAAAAATAAAAGCTCTCAAATTAATGAGAGCAATTATTTTAAACTTCCAGCAAGAAGAATAATTATAATTAAGTATAAAACACTTTAACATTAAGTCAATATTAGTATTATTTTATTCTTTACGAAGTTATTAACCAATATAAGGAATAAATAATATGAATAACAACCAATTTTTAGCATTACCAAACGAAATAATGAAAAACGATAACCCATTACATTATGAATTTTTTAACTTTAAAAACAATATTGATTTTAAAGTTTTTTTAATGATCCTATCTATATCAACGATGCTCTATAAAGATAATGGATTAAGAAAGCAAACATTTACCCTTAATGGGATATTAAGTAGAGATACATATTTACCCAGATCTAAACTTAATTTTGAGAAATTGGAATCTATCATTAACAATTTAAATTTATCACCTTTTTTTAAATCTATTATAGTAAATAAATCTCTTCTAAATCCAACAAATAACACAGAAGAAAATGAAGAAGAGGCAACAAAATACGCATTAACGAACTCATTAAACAAATCCGTAGAATTAGAGTTATCGGATGAATACCTTAATTTAATCAACAACAAAAATAATGGTTTCAACAAAATAAAGCTCGAAGAGTTAAAAAGTTGCAGAGAAGCAAAAGCAACAAAATTAAAAGTAATAACAATGATGAAACCAAAAGGATACTTACACTTAAACTATTTATTAAAGGTTCTTTCTATTAACTGTAATTTAAATAGAACCGATAAGATAAGACAGATAAAAAGAGCATTCAACGGCATAAACATCGAATTTGAATATAAACACCCAAAGAGAAATAAAAAAAATGAAATAAAACCAGAATACTATAAATTTCACTACGATACATTAATAACTGAAAAAAATAATTTAGATGATATTAAGTTTTAAATAAATATGAACTATTATTAGTTCATTTTATTTCTGTTGTTTATAATGACATTTTTCTTTTCTTCAGTTGGTTGTAAATCAACCGCATCATTCTTTAACCTCTCCCCTAAATTATGATCAATTTCGTTAATTTGTTTTTGCCTTTTAAAATAATTAAATAGGCTTGGTTTTAAATCATTCACTGCATATTCATAAGCACTTATTAAACCATCTTTTACCGCTTCTTTTAATTCTTCAAACTTCTTATTCAGATCATTAATTTTTTCATTCAGTGTCTTTAAAATATTTTTCTTATCAATTATTTCAATATCTATTTTTTCAACCTCTTCTTTTTTTGTTTTTATAACCAGATTTTGAGTTGCTATTTTTGTTTTATTTTTAGCTATGTTATCGTTTGTTTCTATTAATTTTTCATCAGCCACCTTATTTTGTTCTTTCAATTTATTAGATCTAGTCCACTCTCTTTTTTGTGACGGTCTAAATTTATCTTTGAATTTTTCAAAATCGTTTAATTTTTCTGCTGCTGATCTTTTTTCAAGGTTTATGTCATATTTCCTTTCTTTTAAAAAAACATTCATCTTTTCAAAAATATAATCTTGATATACTTCACCGAATTTTTGAACTTCTGGAAATGTTAAATCATTATAATGTTTCTTATTTCCAAAAGGAAAAACCTTACTTTCTTTTTTATATACTCTTTTCAAGTTCAAAAAAACTTGTTGCTGAATGTCCATCTCTCCAGTTTTATTATTTTTTCCAGAGTATTCAATATGTGCATGTGGATTATCTGGATTTTCATCTAAATGAATAACTAAATAATTAATAGAAAAATCAGGATATAACGATTTAC
The Vibrio navarrensis DNA segment above includes these coding regions:
- a CDS encoding recombinase family protein is translated as MQKIIYPYVRFSSEQQSGGSSYKRQLGDILKYAKENGYTVNDSLELRDLGLSAYNADHIKKGSLGDFFDAIDMGIIETDGTAYLCVEQFDRLSRQSLDDASDVLRKILRANINVITLMDKRVYTKESLNDLMSVMYSSMLMAQANEESAKKSERILKSFDARLDALHDGKQIQYVGVFPGWIDNKGTKKETNFVLNKKAEIVKKIFKMYINGTSFNEIARTLNYEKIPQVAKKRQRNFTNLWSSAKVNHILKNRCVLGELYIRKTGDTFKNYYPQIISNDDWDIVQSMTKTKKIIKTSGRNSINIFTGKLFCSGCGQKYYFETDDKTLKTGKKYYHMLKCSGRRGLQCKSASIKYDDFLTSMPNMFGLIDKKPQDYSDKIKKIKEKITEISGYSKDINEKLLLLEELNNNNELDFTIYLKESSKLQKQIRENDARIASFKVSISRLSSDNKLDYFDKNDPISIKKAKKFINDNFAGFIVSSDSRNCTALYNNGQIIHFKVKNSKIEKTKNIIEKADGFKEFFDLKEEVVQAYKNGTMDGRFAEVLKATNFWGIETPEKDYTLE